The following are from one region of the Aspergillus chevalieri M1 DNA, chromosome 1, nearly complete sequence genome:
- a CDS encoding spliceosome assembly protein PRP11 (BUSCO:EOG092653YS;~COG:A;~EggNog:ENOG410PI89;~InterPro:IPR031781,IPR000690,IPR003604;~PFAM:PF12874,PF16835;~go_component: GO:0005634 - nucleus [Evidence IEA];~go_function: GO:0003676 - nucleic acid binding [Evidence IEA];~go_function: GO:0008270 - zinc ion binding [Evidence IEA]) encodes MDYQNRAGSKFGGGGVASQSATNADRRERLRKLALETIDLDKDPYFFKNHVGSFECRLCLTVHQNDGSYLAHTQGRKHQTNLARRAAREQREGKNQDPSSLPGAMGVQVKKQTIKIGRPGYKITKVRDPLTRQVGLLFQLQYQEITPGVVPRVRFMSAFEQKVEEPPDKNFQYLVVAAEPYQTCGFKLQAREIDRRDGRFWTWFDEDSKEFWVQIMFKTEREERFSGVPGLAPMRT; translated from the exons ATGGATTACCAG AACCGAGCGGGCTCCAAAtttggcggcggaggcgtaGCCTCCCAATCTGCCACAAACGCCGACCGTCGCGAACGCCTCCGCAAACTGGCTCTCGAAACCATCGACCTCGACAAAGACCCCTACTTCTTCAAAAATCATGTCGGCAGCTTCGAGTGCCGCCTGTGCCTGACAGTTCACCAGAACGATGGCTCCTACCTGGCTCACACGCAGGGTCGCAAGCACCAAACGAACCTGGCCCGTCGTGCGGCGCGCGAGCAGCGCGAGGGCAAGAACCAGGATCCTTCGTCGTTGCCGGGAGCTATGGGGGTGCAGGTGAAGAAGCAGACGATCAAGATTGGGCGGCCGGGGTATAAGATTACGAAGGTGCGGGATCCATTGACGAGGCAGGTTGGGTTGTTGTTTCAGTTGCAGTATCAGGAGATTACTCCTGGGGTTGTGCCAAGGGTGAGGTTCATGTCTGCGTTTGAGCAGAAGGTTGAGGAGCCACCGGATAAGAATTTTCAGTATCTTGTTGTGGCTGCGGAGCCGTATCAGACTTGTGGGTTTAAGTTGCAGGCGAGGGAGATTGATCGCAGGGATGGGAGGTTCTGGACTTGGTTTGATGAGGATAGTAAGGAGTTTTGGGTTCAGATTATGTTCAAGACAGAGCGTGAGGAGCGGTTCAGTGGTGTCCCTGGTCTGGCACCTATGAGGACTTGA
- the CBK1 gene encoding serine/threonine protein kinase CBK1 (COG:T;~EggNog:ENOG410PIR4;~InterPro:IPR017441,IPR008271,IPR000961,IPR000719, IPR011009;~PFAM:PF07714,PF00069;~go_function: GO:0004672 - protein kinase activity [Evidence IEA];~go_function: GO:0004674 - protein serine/threonine kinase activity [Evidence IEA];~go_function: GO:0005524 - ATP binding [Evidence IEA];~go_process: GO:0006468 - protein phosphorylation [Evidence IEA]), producing MDPNGNNRLHLNFGYNERAFNPAAMNNRAYPTTPSAFPQPIYQNQGPQDLMDTQNGAYGGQGYFMNNPYPPQTPQYAQAAYGQQMASPQATYQNRVPYNDGTNGLIQQFSNQDLNSPRGGFFNRNASPGQRPRTAGSSAPGQQQPHLVPPMPRSPRTPAENEELQRNPERFSENVHKRGKAAKELVNVFFHENIERARDRNMRSAELDKLIRDPAVPKEKKCQDTGAVSIKESNFLRFLRTKETPNNFQTIKVIGKGAFGEVKLVQRKTDGKIYALKSLIKTEMFKKDQLAHVRAERDILADSKDNPWLVKLHASFQDTAYLYLLMEFLPGGDLMTMLIKYEIFSEDITRFYMAEVIMAIEAVHKLGFLHRDIKPDNILLDRGGHVKLTDFGLSTGGKKTHDNSYYQNLLKNSTSKDKNRNSGYFNDAINLTVSNRGQINTWRKSRRAMAYSTVGTPDYIAPEIFNGQGYTYLCDWWSVGAIMFECLVGWPPFCAEDTTDTYRKIVNWRECLYFPEELTLSRESEHLIRSFLCDPEHRIGSEGGQYGGASQIKNHPFFRGVVWEQLRNIRAPFEPRLSSNIDVSYFPIDEISQEDTSAIHRAQARAMPDEQEAEMSLPFIGYTYKAFNAFQGN from the exons ATGGACCCCAACGGCAACAACCGTCTGCACCTGAATTTCGGGTACAATGAGCGTGCATTCAACCCAGCTGCGATGAACAACCGCGCCTATCCTACAACACCTTCCGCTTTCCCCCAGCCGATCTATCAGAATCAGGGTCCGCAGGATTTAATGGATACTCAGAATGGCGCGTATGGTGGACAAGGATACTTCATGAACAACCCGTACCCGCCGCAGACGCCGCAGTACGCCCAGGCAGCTTACGGCCAGCAGATGGCGTCCCCTCAGGCTACCTACCAGAATCGTGTCCCGTACAACGATGGTACCAATGGTTTGATCCAGCAGTTCTCGAACCAGGATCTGAATTCGCCTCGCGGGGGGTTCTTCAACCGCAATGCTTCGCCAGGGCAGCGGCCCCGGACGGCGGGCTCTTCTGCTCCCGGCCAGCAGCAACCACACCTGGTTCCTCCCATGCCTCGCAGCCCCCGGACCCCCGCTGAGAATGAGGAACTTCAACGCAACCCCGAGCGGTTCTCTGAGAATGTTCATAAGCGTGGTAAAGCCGCCAAGGAGTTGGTCAATGTGTTCTTCCATGAGAACATTGAACGTGCACGGGACCGCAACATGCG TTCCGCGGAACTGGACAAGCTCATTCGTGACCCCGCCGTACCCAAGGAAAAGAAGTGTCAAGACACCGGAGCCGTTTCCATAAAGGAATCCAACTTCCTTCGATTCCTCCGGACCAAGGAAACCCCGAACAACTTCCAGACGATTAAGGTTATTGGAAAGGGTGCATTTGGTGAGGTCAAACTGGTGCAACGGAAGACCGATGGCAAGATCTACGCTCTCAAGTCTCTCATTAAGACTGAGATGTTCAAGAAGGACCAATTGGCCCACGTCCGTGCGGAGCGTGACATTCTTGCCGACTCCAAGGACAACCCGTGGCTCGTCAAGCTGCACGCCTCGTTCCAAGACACCGCTTACCTTTACCTGCTGATGGAATTCTTGCCTGGTGGTGACTTGATGACCATGCTGATTAAGTATGAAATTTTCTCGGAGGACATTACGCGATTCTATATGGCGGAAGTGATCATGGCTATCGAGGCTGTTCATAAGCTTGGTTTCCTGCATCG TGATATCAAGCCtgacaacatcctccttgacCGTGGTGGTCACGTTAAGCTAACGGATTTCGGTCTCTCCACCGGTGGCAAGAAGACACACGACAACTCGTACTACCAGAACCTGCTCAAGAACTCGACATCCAAGGACAAGAACCGCAACTCGGGGTACTTCAACGACGCGATCAACTTGACTGTGTCGAACCGTGGGCAGATCAACACCTGGAGAAAGTCTCGCCGTGCTATGGCGTACTCGACCGTCGGAACACCAGACTACATTGCTCCCGAAATTTTCAACGGCCAAGGGTACACCTACCTGTGCGACTGGTGGTCGGTTGGTGCCATTATGTTCGAGTGTCTTGTTGGGTGGCCACCATTCTGTGCTGAGGACACTACCGACACCTACCGTAAGATTGTGAACTGGCGGGAGTGTCTTTACTTCCCCGAGGAACTTACTCTCTCTCGTGAATCTGAGCATCTCATTCGAAG TTTCCTGTGTGACCCTGAACACCGTATTGGTAGCGAAGGTGGCCAATATGGCGGCGCCTCGCAGATTAAGAACCACCCCTTCTTCCGCGGAGTGGTTTGGGAACAACTTCGCAACATCCGCGCTCCGTTCGAGCCGAGACTTAGCTCGAACATCGATGTCTCGTACTTCCCCATCGACGAGATTTCACAGGAAGACACCAGTGCCATCCACCGTGCTCAGGCTCGCGCTATGCCGGACGAGCAAGAAGCGGAGATGAGCCTGCCATTCATCGGATACACGTACAAAGCATTCAATGCCTTCCAGGGCAACTGA